The genome window TGGCGGAATGACCCTCTGTTATAAAGGGACTGCCTTATTTTTCGGCTGTTTCAGTCTTGCAGGTGCTCAGGCCAAAAGGGAGATAGAGAGGGCAGGATTTTACCGTAGCCGTCACAATGGGGATGAGTCCGAGCAGGCCGATCCAGTTCTGGGCATAAATTCCCCATCCAACCAGACCAACACCAACCACCAGACGAAGAATACGGTTAAAACCGCCTACATTTTCTTTCATAGAACCATTCCTTAAAGTTTGTTAAAAATCAATGAATATAGGATTCCTGCAAAGCGCTATGGATTCAGGGGGGAAAGATAAAGAAAATTGGATTGCCGGATATCCGGAAGAGATTTCCCGATTCAATATAATTTCAACCGCGTTAATTTGTGTCGGCTATGCCGTTATAAACATCTAAATGTATTTATTGGATGCGATTTGTAATTGTGTCGCCAATGGTGACACAAATTTTAACGGCAGTGATTAGGTTTTGATTTTATGACGACCAATGTGCGACTCCTCCGGAGTCGGGTATTTTTGGGTGTGGAAGTTTGATACCAATATGTTTCTACCAATCTGCTGCTACCAATTTACGACTCCTCCGGAGTCGGGATGTTTTGGGTGTGGAAGTTTGATACCAATATGTTTCTACCAATCT of Ignavibacteriales bacterium contains these proteins:
- a CDS encoding DUF2892 domain-containing protein, whose product is MKENVGGFNRILRLVVGVGLVGWGIYAQNWIGLLGLIPIVTATVKSCPLYLPFGLSTCKTETAEK